From Planctomycetota bacterium:
AACTGAACCGGCCGTCGACTTCGGGAAGTTCGTGTCCCGCAAGTTCATCGTGAACGGTGGCGTCACCGCCGCGATCGCGTACCTCAACGACGTGTCGGTGACCAAGTGCTGGATCATCGCCCTGATCGTGTGCGTGTTCACCATCGTCCAAGGCGCGATCGACTACGCCAAGGTCATCCGAGGCACCGTCCCCGCCGATGAGCACGCCGCCGCGGTTGCCCGCGCCGAACTGGCCGAGGCCACCGTCGAGCGGAAGCGGGCCGAGAAGGCCAAGACCGAGGCGATGTACTAGGGCGAGATCAATCAGCGTGACGCGAAGGTCGCCGCGCTGGAGGCCGAGTTGGCACCGCTTCGCCAGTGGCACCGCCAGAACGATCACCTCATGCCCGAGTTCGAACAGTGGAAACGAAGCCGATGAACCCGATCACCCACGCCCGCCGCGTTTTCGCCATTATCACCCTCGCCCTCATGGCCGCCACGTTCGCAACCGGCTGCGCCGCCAAGGCTCGCCAAGAGTCGAGCGACGCGAACCTCGCCGCCAACCGCGGGTATCTGGCCGAGTACGTCGAGCGGGACACCCCGCATCGCCCGCAGGCCGAGGGCATCATCGCCCGCATCGACGCCGGCGAGGTGGAGGACGTCGACGCCGAGATCACCGTCTACGACCAATCCCGTCCGCTGATCGAGGACTACGCCCAGATCGCCGACGACGAGGGCCAGGTCGACGCGCTGTTCACGCCCCGCAGCGTCGGCATCCTCGAATGGCTCAACGCATGGGGCCGTGAACTGGATCGCTACCGATGAGCTTCGACTTCAACACCATCGCCGACTCCGCCGCCGTCATCGCCGACCAAGCGAAGCGGGAAGCCATTGAGTCCGTCAAGGGACTCAAGCTCAACGCACTCGACGCACGCGCCGTGGACTACGCCGCAACGCGGCTCGCCGCGCTGGAGCTGGCCCGCTTCGACCCCGCGTTCCACCTCGAATCCGACCAGATCGAACAGGACCAGCGCGCCGCCATCGCCATGCTCAAGAGCGTCCGGGCGATCAAAACGGTGGAGTTTCAGGACCGGATCACCCGCATCGTCCAGTCCCTCGCGACCAACGCGTTGCGGGTCGTGCTCGCCCAGATCACCGCCGGCGGGAGCGAAGCGTTGCTCGCCGTCGTCAACGCCGCACCCGCTGCCACCACGCCGCCGGTTCGGTTTGATCCGCCGGCCGGACCGTTCGCCAACAGTGAGGCGACGGACATCGACTTCGACGACGCGCAGATTGAGCCGCAGCAGCCAGAGGGCTTCACCGAGCCCCCGAAGCTCCGCCCATCCGAGCAGCGTGTGACCCGCATGCCGGGTACTTGAGCCATGTCCGATTCCACCAAGAAAAGTGCCTGGGAGTTGCTGAAGTACGCCACCGGGATCCTCGTGCTGCTGATCGGCCAGTTCGTCGCCACGGACAAGGCGATCGACAGCGTCGAGTCTCGCCAGGACCGTGCCGAGGTTAGTGCCGAGTACACGATCAAGCAGATCGCGGAACTCAAGAGCGAACTCGCCGAAGCGTCGAAAGATCGGTGGACAAGCAAAGACCAAGAGGCGTTCTCGAAGGCGATCTACAAAGAGATCGGCCAAGTTGCCGCCACCCTCTTGCAGGTCTTGGAGGAACAGAAGGCCCGGATGCCCTGGTTCACCGCGTTGCGAACCGACGTGCTCATGCTCCAGCGTGACGTCGGCGACCTGAAACAACATCAGAGGCAGGAGGACAAGTGACCGCCAAAGACCCGCTCGTCACCGCAGCCGAACACCAGCGCCAGCAGCAGGCGAACTTCCAGCGTGGCCTTGAGGCCATCGGAACACTGCCGCCGGGCCCGACGCGTGACCAGCTCACCGAGTTCGCCCACCAGAGCAACTTCCGCGTGACCGAGATGGCGGAGGTGCTCGCGAAGGTCCTGGGCGACATCAAGATGCCGGCTTTGCGCGAGGAGTGGAAGCCGCCGACCGACGAGGGCTACAAGCCGAAGCCCGGCGAGCGGATCGAAAGGCGGCAGTTCGCCGGCGGTCGCAACGGCGTCGACCTTGGCTGGGCCCGGCGTGACATCAAGATCATCGACTGCGACTTCATCGGGCAGTCGCGGTACCCGATCTGGCTCGGGAGTGCTGCCGACGAGGCTTGGGCGGGCAAGGGCCCGGTCGACGAGTTGCTCATCCAGGGCTGCCGGTTCTGGCCGTCCCAGTGGGAGGCGCTGCTCCGCGGCTACGGCAATGGCCACCGGGTCATCGGCTGCACCGGATGGATCGCCAACCCGGACAAAGGCGGCATCCGCTTCGCCGCCGGCGACGACAAGGAAGCCCGCGACAACACGATCGTCAACCTCTGCAAGCGGACGCAGAGCGGTATCGCGTTCTGGCCCCACGCCAACCCCGAGTCGGCCGACCCCTCCGACCGCATCCGGGGTGCCAGGGCGATCGGCAACCGCCTGACCCACGCCAACATCTTCGTCGGTGACAACGTCGAAGACGCGGTCGTGACCGGCAACACCTTTGTCGACGTCCCCGACGACGAGCCGCTGCTGGTGATCAGCGGGGGCGATCGCAACACCAAGAAGTCCGGACGGTCCGGGTTCCGTGCTCCCAACGTCACCACCGATATCCCGCGTGACCGCATCCGCCTGGAGCGTGGTGCGACGTGGGACAACGTCACGCTCCTCGCCGCCTGACCCACACCCCTCACGATGAAAACCATCGCCTTGATCCTCACGTTGCTCGCCGGCCTCGGCGTCGCGGCCTCCGACCATGTGACACGCGTCGATACCGACGCCGGCCCACACGTCCTGCCCGCGCTCACCAACGTCGACGCGCTGGCCGATGCCGGCTTCGCTATCGATATCGACGTGCTCGCCGGCCACGTCACGAGTCGGTACCCGAGGCAGATCGCGGGTCCATCCGCCGACGCCGGCGTGGCCCTGGCGAACCGGCACCTGCTGCCCGGCCTGCTCATCCTCGACTACGAGCGGGACGACGCGGAGGTCAACGCGGCCCTCATCCGCCAGCTACGCCAGATCCACCCCTACGAGCCGATCGCCGCCTACGACTACCCCGGCGGACCACTGGCCCACCACGAGGAGATACAGCGGCTCAAGCCGGCCCTGGAGCGTCCCCGCAACAAGGCGACCGCCCAGCGCTGGACACGCATCAACCAGGACCGCATCGCCGCGAAGCGCGACCCGCACGAGTTGCTGCGGGACATGGTCGACTACGCCGCGCCGGTCGGTTACTCGTACTACTGGCACAAGCTCACCCCCGAGCAGTTCGGGGCGGCCAACGCGGCCAAGCTGGCCGAGGCGGCCGAGTGGGGCCTGCCGATCGTCTACTTCGTCTCGCCGTACCAGCGCGGCATCAGCAAGGGTGACCGCCGCGTCCGCATCCCGGACGCCTACCAGGCGGCCCAGCTCCGTGCCCTGCGTGACGTGGGCGGTCAGCCGATCGTGTGGTTACAGGCCAACTCCGACGCCGAGGCGGTCGAGGCCGCCGGCGACATGATCCGACTCTGGCGGCAGGTGTGCATGGAGGATCAGGGACGATGACCCTCAAGGACTACATCGCCGACGGACAAGCATCGGACGACGACGCGGCAGCGGCTTCGGCCTACAACGCCGATTTCAGCCGTGCCCGGACCCTCTGGGTGACCCCCGAGACGCTCATCAGCCGGCTCGCCGCCGACCACGGTGCCGACGGCATCGCCGCGGCGCGTCGCATCGTCGGGGGGCTCAAGGCTGCGGCCGCCGCCGATCCGCTCGTGGAGATCGCCGACCACCGTCTTCGTAATAGCGAAAAGGGCCTCAACCTTGGCGACGCATCGACACTGGGCGTGGTTCAACAGCTCGTCGAAGGCGGGGCGTTGCAGCCCAGCGACGCGGCGATGCTGACCGCGTTGGTGCTCGGTCCGCCCGTCACGGCCGAGGATGTCGACGCGGCCCGTTCGCAACTCGCCGACGAGGAAGCCCGAGCCGATCGACGGACGATCGCCGACACGTGGCTCGCCGACGCCCGGACGGTGGCCCAAGCCCATGTCGATGGCCGGCTTACCGGTCTACCCGCACTGCCGAAGGTGACCGACTGATGACCGCCCCGGCCGGCTCCAACTACATCTACACCGCCCCGGCGTCGGGTCCGATCTGCCTTGAGGTGGAGCATGCCACCCGCATCGCGAGCGGACCGGACGGCGATCTTGAGCTCACCACGGTCAACACCCCGTCCGAGAGTGCGTTGCAGGCGGTGAAGCCCAACGGGTTCGCCAGCATCTACAGCACATGGGAAGCGGCCGACGCGCCTTACGCCGAGTTCGAGCTGACCGACGTCCCCACCGGCGACTACCGCGTCTGGCTCCGCACGCACCGCGACGAGGATGAGGCCGGTCACGACACCACGTTGGTCGGGGCCACCGGAGGCACGCCCGTCGGCATCTTCGCACGCCACCGATTCAACGGCTTCGCGTCGGGCTGGGGGTGGGAGGACAGCCGCTTCTCGGGGGACAAGCTCACGCTCGCCGGGGACGTGACGCTGCGGATTCAGCTTCGCGAGCCGCTGCTCAAGCACGACCGCATCCTGTTCACGACCGACACTGGCTACGACCCGTCAACGGTGGCCGGCGGCGTCGGGCCCGCTGCACTGCTCCCGCCGTTCGGTGGTGGCGGTCGTCGCACGCCGGCCCTCGTGACCGGGGAAGGCGGATTGCTGCCGTGATTGGGTCTATCCCACCAGGAACGACCGACGGCCGCATGGTCGTCGCGTTGTACGACGATGAGGGCGTGCCCGTGACGTCGATCGACGCGTCGGACCTGACCGACAACGCGACCAAGGTGCAGTACCTGCGTGACGGCGGCACCTGGGTGGACGGAGCATCGGCCACGCTCAAAACGCTGGGGGCGACTCACGTCGATGGCGGGATCGCCAACCTTGCGGGCGGGGCAGCGTGGCTGGTGGACATGCCCGATGCGGCGTTCGCCGACGGGGCCGGGTCGGTGGCCGCTCGGTTGCATCCGCTTCCGACCGGCGTGGCCGAGTGCTCGCCGGGGGTGCGGATGATTGATGCCGCCGTATCGGGCGTCCCCGCGGCAACGTGGAGCGCTGGTAATCGCACGCTCACCGGGTTCGACTTCCCTGTCGGAACAGGTGCCGGTGACCACCTGCTCACGGTCAACGTGACCAGCACCGGTGGCAACGTGAGCGGTGCCACCATCACCGTGCAGACATCGGCAGGTGTCCGCCACGCGGTGGTGCAGACCGACGTCAACGGGCAGGCCACCGTCGGGGTGTCGGACGATATCTACGCACTGATCGTCAAAGCCACGGGCTACGACAGCATCACCGATGCCGTCGAGGTCGATGGCGACAACGCGACGAAGCTGATTACGCTGACCGCCACGGCGACGGCCGAGCCCGCACCTGCGGGATTCACCAACGTTCCGTACCTTGCGACCGATGCCGACGGCCAGCCGCTTGCCGGTGTCGAGATCACGGCCACGATCACCCGCACGGCTCACGACGACGTCGGCCACGCCTACGCCAAGACCCAGACCCGCACGACCGACGCCGCCGGCGTGGCCACGCTGATCCTGCCGCACAACTCGACCGCCGACGTCGAGGCCGGTGACGTGCGGGAGAGCGTGACGGTACAAGCCGAGGCGAGCACCGCCGTCCGATCAATCGTGATTGCCACCTGATGCCAGCTCAAGCACCCCAGCCCGCACCGCCAAGTCCGAAGCCGCGGCCATCACCGCCGCCGCCTCCCAAGTACACAAACAATGGGCAGGCGAAAACGAATCCATCACCGGAAGACAGACACGTTTTCGGCCACTTCCGCATTCCGGACGATGCACGACTGACCATGCGGGACTTTCGTACCGACTGATGCCACGTCACGCTTGCCGCCATCCCGGATGCCCTCGCCTGCTCACCGAGCGTGGCTACTGCCCGAAGCACGCAGGCAAGGCCGAGCCCGAGCATCGCAAGCACGACGCCGCCCGAGACGCGGACCATGCACGTCGCAAGGCGATCTACAACAGCAAGCAGTGGCAGGTGGTGCGTGCCGAAGTACTCGAAGCCGAGCCGATCTGTCGCGAGTGCTCGCGTGAGTTCGCCACCGACGTCGACCACATCAAGCCGCTGGCCGCTGGCGGCGACCCGTTCGACCGGGACAACCTCCAGCCGCTATGCACGGCCTGTCACCGCCGAAAGACCGCACGGGAGCGTCGTGAGGGGCTGGCGGGCCATCGGAAGCCGACCCGCAGGGGGTAGGGGGTCGGCAACTTTTCAGCCGAGTCTTCCAGACCAAACCCGCCCTGTTTTTTTCTTCGTGATCTATTTCCGCCGTCTCAAAAATCGGCGCATCGACCCGTGCCAACCGCCGTCGCCGACCTGAAACTCAAGTCGCTCCCGCTCACCGGGCTCAAATGCCCCACCGGTAAGCGGTCAGACCGGAACCACGCCGCCGTGCCGCTGGGCATCGGTGCCGACCGCAGCTTCCGCGAGAAGGGACGCCGCCACCGCACCCGGATGCTCAAGCACGCGAACCGTGCCGCCGAGCTGATCGGCACGCTGCCCGGACCCGATGAGTCCATCCAGGTGCTCATCGCCGCGACCATCGACGGTTGGGCGTGGGTCGACGCGACCATCCAGCTCGCCGGTGGCATCAAGACGCTCTACATCGCCACGCTCGGCTTCAACGACCGCAACGCCGACGCGCTCATCACCGCCATCGACAATGGCAAGATCGGCCGCGTCGAGATGATCGCCAGCACCTACTACGCCGCAACACCGGACAGCATCTATCCGCAGCTCGCCGAGGCGCTGCGGAGCCGAGGCATGCGGATCGCCGCACCCCGCAACCACGCGAAGATTCTGGCGTGCAAGCTGCCCAACGGTCGGACGGTCACCTACCACGGTTCGGCGAATCTGCGGTCATGCCGCAACGTCGAGCAGGTGGCGATCGAGGGCAGTTCCCGTGTGTTCCGTTTCTACCGCGACTACATCACCGACGCGATCGACGCCGCCGGAAACGCATGAGTACCCGAGGCCGCAAGCCTAAGCCGAAACCGGACCGCAACTCGAAGACGCCGACCGTGCCCAAGTCGCTGGGTAAGCAAGCGGCGGCGAAGTTCCGGGCGCTCACGAAGCTGCTCACACCGCACCGCATCCTCACCGATGCAGACGTCGATGCCCTTGCCGTGCTCGCCAGCGCCCTCGCGCAGTACGACCACGCCGAGGGGGAGATCGCCAAGTACGGCACCGTGATCAAGAGCGCCCAGGGCGTCCCGATACAAAGCCCGTACATGAGCGTGCAGCGGTCGGCGTGGGAGCGGATCAAGGTGCTGCTCCCCGAGTTCGGACTCACGCCCAGCGCCCGCGTGCGACTCGGCATGGTCACCGAAGACGATGACAACAGCGACGACGAGTTCAGCAACCTCTGAATCCTGCCCGGAAACGTGGCGGGATCGGTGGGAGGCTTGGCGGGAGGGATTGGTCGATGACGACCGGTACTACTTCGACGCCGAGAGGGCCGAACACCCGATCAAGTTCATCGAGACGTTCTGCCGGCACTACACCGGGGACTTCGCCGGCAAGCCGTTCCTGCTCGACGAGTGGCAGAAGACGATCATCCGCGACCTTTGGGGCTGGCGTCGCCGTAGTGACGGACGCAAGCGGTTCAGCGAGGGCTACATCGAGGGGCCGAAGGGCAGTGGCAAGACCCCGTGGGGTGCGGCGCTGGGCCTCTACGGGCTCGCCGGCGAAGGCGTCGCCGGGGCGGAGGTCTACTGCGTCGCCGGCAACACGCTCCAGTCGTCGATCGCCGTTGACGCCGCGAAGCGGATGGCGAAAGCCCACCCGCGTCTGACCAAGGCGATCGAGTCGAAACGCTACCACCTCAACCACCGCAAGACCGGTAGCGTGATGCAGGTGTTGTCCGGCAGGGCAGAGGGCAAGCACGGTTTGAAGCCGGGGCCGTTGGTCATCGGCGACGAGATTCACGAGTGGAGCGACCGCGAGCTCTACGACAGCATCAGCTCCGCCGCCGCCAAGCGGGAGTGCTTGATGCTTTGGCTCACCAACGCCGGCGTCGATCGCAACAGCGTGTGCTACGAACTGCGAACGCGGGCGGAGAACGTGCTCAAGGGCGAGTCGTCGGAGACGACGTTTTACCCGGCGGTGTTCGGCCCCGTCGACCCCGACCCGAAGCACTGGTTCAACGAGACGCTCTGGCAGCGGGTTCATCCGGGCATCGGTTCGATCGTGAAGCTGGAGGACATCCGCCGCGAGTGGGACAAGGCCCGGGAGACGCCAGCGCTGCAACCTCGAAACGCCCGGCTCTACCTGGGCGTGTGGACGCAGACCGCCGCAGGCTGGACGGACATGGACTTGTGGGACCGATGCACGGGTGACTTGCCGCCCGACGACGAGCTGGCCCAGATGGAGTGCTACGTCGGCTTCGACCTGTCGACGAGCGACGACCTCACCGCCACCGGCAATGTCTGGTACGACCCCGACGCCGATCACGTCTACGTGCGGACCTGGGCGTGGATCACGCGCAAGAAGGCCGACGATTACCAACAGCAGGACGGGACGCCGTACCACGCTTGGGCCCGCAAGCACCGGCTGACCATCATCCCGACCGCGACCATCAGCGAGACGGAGATCGAGGACCACATCGCCGCCCAAGCCGCCGACAACGACGTCCGCGCCGTGGCTTTCGACCGTCACAAGGCCGGACGGTTGACCAACGGGCTGGAGGACATGGGCCTGCCCTGCATCGCCGTGCAGCAGACCACGGTTGGACTCAACCCCGCGATGATCGAGCTCTCCAACCGAATGAAGGCCGGCAGCATCACGCTCGATCACGACCCGCTGCTCCGCTGGCAGGCCGGCAACGTCGAAGTCGTCGCTGACAACAACGGGAACATCCGGCCCGTGAAGCACGCCGCCCGGGGCAAGTACGAGGGCAACCGCGCCAAGAAGATCGACGGGTTCATGGCGATGCTTTTTGGCCTGTCCCGCGTCGCACTCCATGACCCCGCTGAATCCGACGGCGTCGCCGTCATGGTCATCTGATGAGCATCATCAACGCACTCCGCGAGAAGTTCGCCACGGTGATCTACCCGGTCAACCGCATCGGCGACCCGACGCAGTCGATGACGCCGATGAGCGAGGCGACGGCGATGGGGATCCCCGCGTTCTTCAGCGGCGTGAGCTTCCTCGCCCTCACGCTGGCCACGCTACCCGTGCATGTGCTGCGGAAAACTGACAACGGGCGAGAGAAGGCCAACGACCACGACCTCAAGGCGCTGCTCGGCACGTCACCGAGCGAACTGAACACCGCTGCGCAGTTCTGGGAGACGTTGTTCGCACATGCGGTGTCGTGGGGCAACGGCTACGCCCTCGTCAAACGTGACCGATCGGGCAAGCCGACGGAGCTGCTCAACGTCGCCCCGCATCTCGTGGTGCCGACCCGCGTGAACGGTCGCACCGTCTACGCGCTACGGGCCGAGAACGGCGGCGAGGCGATCCCGGTGCTCGCCCGCGACATGTTCCACCTGCCCGGACTCGGCTACGACGGGATGCAGGGATACAACCCGGTCCGCCTGCTCGCCGAGTCGTTGCAGCTCGGCCGGGCCGCCCAGAAGTTCGGCACGGCGTTCTTTGCCAATGGGGCGAGGCTCGGGGGTGTCATCGAGTCGGACAAGAGACTCACCGACGAGCAGGCCGCCGACATCAAGCGTGTCGTCGAGCACGACTACAGCGGCCCCGAGAAAGCCGGCAAGTGGCTCGTGCTCCAGGGCGGGGCGAAGGCCAAGACGTTGTCGGCACCCCCGGAAACCGCCCAGCTCATCGAGACGCTGAACATCAGCGAGCACCAAGTTTGCCAGATTCTCCGAGTGCCCCCGATCCACGTCTACGACTTCGGCCGGGCGACGTGGGGCAATGCGGTGGAGATGGACCGGCACACCGTTCAGTACAGCTTGCGACCTTGGATCATCAAGGCCGAGCAGGAGTGCCGTCGGAAGTTGCTCACCGCCGTTGAGCGGGAGCAGGGCTACTACGTCCAGTTCAGCGTCGACGGCCTGCTTCGGGGTGACCCGAAGACGCGGATGGAAGTCAGCCGCCTGCGTCTCGGCGAGGGCCTCACCAACATCGACGAAGAACGCGAAATGGATGACCGACCGGTGTTGAACACGCCGTGGTCGAAAGCGTATCGCGTTCCGGCCAACAGCATGTCCGCGGAGAAGCTCGTGATGCCAGCACCCGCCGACTTCGACGGGACGCCGCCGACGCCGCCCGAACCCACGGAGACGCCCGATGCCTAGTCCCGGCAAGCTCACCGGCTACGCCTTGCTTTACAACGTTCTGTCGGCCGACCGTGGTGGTTACCGCGCTCGATTCGCCCCCGGTTCGATTAAGTACCCCGAGGACGGTGACGTGCGGGCGCTCTACGGCCACAGCGAGCTTGCACTGCTCGGACGTGTCAGCAGCGGGACGCTCCAACTCCAGGACGACGGGACCGGCATCAAGTTCGCGCTCGACCTGCCCGACACCACGGTCGGCCGCGACGTCGCGGAGTTGGTCCGCCGCAAAGACATCGTCGGGTGCAGCTTCGGCATCTGGAGCATCACCAAGTCGTCGTGGGTCGTCGAGGACGACATCGAGATTCAGGACTACGGCCAGTGCGTGATGGATGAGATCACGATCACCGGCAACCCGAGCTTCCCGCAGTCATCGGTCCGACTGATCGAGCCGGACCAGCCCGACCCCGGTACGCCCAGCACCACGCCACGCCGGAACATGGCGGCGCTGGCGCTGGCCGACATCGAACTCCAGGCGGTCGCCTGAACATCGTTTCCCCATACCCCAGGTTCACCATGACCCACAGCAACCCGTTTGTGCGTGCGGCCGCCCTTGCCGCCATTCTCTCCACCGGCCTTGCGGCCGACGTCCCCACCTACCACACGTTCGAGGACGCCGGCGATGCCAAGTCCGAGGGCGATGACGACTCCACCGACCCGCAGGACGGCGAGCGTGAGACGTTCGACGCCCTGAAAACCAAGGCCCAGGCCATCATCGACGGCGCGAAACAGGAGGACCGCGAACTTTCCGACGATGAGAAGGAGAAGTTCGAGGGCATCACCAAGAAGCTCCGCCGTATGAAGGACGCGAACGACCGCGAGGCCGACCTTGCGAAACTCGACCTCCAGACGTTCGGCAACACCAACACGAAGAAGGCTCGCGATCTCGTGACCTCCGCACCAAAGCTCCCGGATGATCCGGGTGCCAAGGAGCCCGATGCCAAGGAGAAGTTCGAGCGGGACGTCGCAAAGTTCGAGACGTTTGTCCGGACCGGCGAACGCCCGGACAACTACGAGAGCTTCACCATCACCACCGGCGTCAACGGCGGGGTGCTCGTGCCGCGTCGCATCGGCTCGCCGATGGTCGTGAAGCGGACCGCCGACGCCTACCGCCAGGCGATCGCCGCCCGCGGCTTCTCCCCAATCCAGACCGACTCCACCGCCGAGTGGAAAGAGCCGCTCATCGACGACACGGCCAACACTTCGGAGTTCCCCGAGGCCGAGAACGACCGGACCGAGAAGGAAGCGGAACCGGCCATCACCAGCATCACGCTCGGTGCTCCGCTCCACCGCAGCAAGGCGGTGTGGTTCAGCAACACGCAGCTCGCGACACAGACCAACCTCATGTCGTACATCGAGCCGCAGCTCTACCGCCGCGTCGATCGGCAGCGTGAGGCGAACATGACGACCAAGATTCTGGCCAACGCCACGCAGGTCGTCACCGGGGCCGCCACCGATGGCATCACCTACCTCGAAATCCTCCAGGTGAAGTACACGGTGCCGCGTGCCCACCGCGAGAGCGGCGTGTTCATCATCAGCGACCAGCTCGCCCTCGCCATTCAGGGCCTCACCGACAACCAGGGCCGCCCCCTGTACGTCGCGTCCATCAAGGACGGTGAACTGGACCGGTTGGCGGGCTGGCCGGTGTTCGTGGCCGACTCTCTGCCGGACCCGGCCGCCAACAACAAGACGCTCATCGCCGCCAGTGCAGAGGCGTTGCGTATCCGCGATGTCACGAGCGGTGCTGCCGCGCAACGCATGGCACGCTACGCCGAACTGCCGGATCACCCCGATCAGGTCGGCATGGAGCTGTTCGAGAACGGCGACGAGAACTTCCACGACCCGTTCGTGGCCGTGTTCCAGCACGCCGCCGCGTAGTCCTCAACCCACCCGCCGGCTTGACCGCTGGCGGGCGGTATGCACGCCGTAACCCCACCCCGGAGCCGCAAATGATCGTGAAGATGACCCAAGCCCTCGCCACCCCGCGTGGCACTTACCAGAAGGGCGACACCTACGACCTGCCCAACGAAATCGCCGAGCGGTTCGTCGAGAAGAAGATCGCCGAGCCGTTCACCGCCACGCCGCCGAAGCCCACCGGCCGAGCGTCGAAGGGCGCAAAAGCATCGGTCAAAGGCGACAAGCAGCAGCTCGATACGCCGAAGTCGGAGAAGGTGTGATGCGCCAGCCGATCAACATCACCACCGTCACGCCGCCAGCCGAGACGCCCGTGAGCTACACGTTGGTCAAGGACCACATGCGCGTGGACGGCGACGAGGAGCGTGAGCTGATCCTCCAGATGATCGCCGCCGCCACCGAGTACGCCGAGGCGGAGTTGCAGCGGTCGCTCGTGAGCCGCACGCTCAACTCCGAGTACGGCGAAGGCCCGGCCGATCGGTCGCACTGGCTCCCGCGTGGGCCGGTGTCGGAGATAACGACCGTTGGCGGCGAGGCAGCGTCGGGCGTTTCGCTCACCCGGATGGGCGGACGGGACATCGCACTGTTCGACAACGGGGCCGCACCCGCGGGGCCGACCTCAATCGAGTATGTCGCCGGATACGGGGACGCCGAGGCGGTCCCGGCCGACATCAAGCAGGGCATCCTCATGCACGTTGCTCACCTCTACGACATGCGCCACAGTGCCAGCGATCGCCCCACGCACGCAGTGGAGCATGGCCTCGACGCAATCTACAACCGACATCGCATTGGAGGCGTGTTGTGATGAAATCCAACGAGAAACGCTACCGCTTCATCCGCCCGTGGCAGTCGCGGCAACCCGGTGATGAGCGCGTGTTCGAGATTGACTACGGCGACATGCTGGTTCGCCAAGGCATCGCCCAGCCGGTTGACGAAGACGTGATCGCAAAGGCGGTCGAGCCGCGGAAGCTGGCAATGCGGCCGCCGAACCCTGCTCAAACGTCCGAAGACGATGAGCAGACCAACGACGAAGCCGAATGAATGCCGGTGATCTTCGATTCCGGGTGACCGTGCTTTCCGCCGAGGCGAACAAGTTGCCCAACGGCGAGCGCACCACCACGTACCGGCCATCGGTTCGACTGTGGGCAGACGTTCGACCGGAATCAGCCAAAGAGGAGATTGAGTCAGCCCGCGCCGCCACCGCTGCGATGTGGACGGTTTACTTCCGCTTCCGTCCATCAGTGGTATCCACAGACCGACTCGCCTTTCACTTCGCAGGCCAGTCGGTGACGCTCGACATCATCGGAATCACGCACGATTCGAAACGCACTTGGACCCGTGCCGTGTGTCGCGAGGCGGAGCAACTGTGAGCATGACCATCAACAACCTCGACCAGCTCTACGAGCTGCTTGGGCAGCTCGGAGAAAAGTCGGTCCGAAAGGCAGCAAGAGCGGGCGTGGCTGCGGGCTCAACGCCCATCTCCCGCGAAGCTCGAAGCCGAGCAAATCGCGAGTCCGGGGCACTGAAGCGGAGTATGGGTAAGCGAACCAAGAGCTACCGCAGCGGCGTCGTCGTCGCCACGGTTGGCCCGCGTCGTG
This genomic window contains:
- a CDS encoding head-tail adaptor protein, which codes for MNAGDLRFRVTVLSAEANKLPNGERTTTYRPSVRLWADVRPESAKEEIESARAATAAMWTVYFRFRPSVVSTDRLAFHFAGQSVTLDIIGITHDSKRTWTRAVCREAEQL
- a CDS encoding head-tail connector protein, which produces MRQPINITTVTPPAETPVSYTLVKDHMRVDGDEERELILQMIAAATEYAEAELQRSLVSRTLNSEYGEGPADRSHWLPRGPVSEITTVGGEAASGVSLTRMGGRDIALFDNGAAPAGPTSIEYVAGYGDAEAVPADIKQGILMHVAHLYDMRHSASDRPTHAVEHGLDAIYNRHRIGGVL
- a CDS encoding HK97-gp10 family putative phage morphogenesis protein, with amino-acid sequence MTINNLDQLYELLGQLGEKSVRKAARAGVAAGSTPISREARSRANRESGALKRSMGKRTKSYRSGVVVATVGPRRGVSFEYQGERRTPAHYAHLVNNGHRNRDGSHTPGSHFMDDAFDATSDEAERVAEAKIIEKLTSEAQRLGQKLR